GGGTTAAGTATATCTACTCTTCAATTCGGTTGGACTTCTTTTCATTAATCTTAATAAAAGATCAAAAACAGTAACTTATGCCTAGATGTGTTGACTAATAAATCTCTAACGATACATTTAaagatttacattaataaactataagaACAGCAAAATAACACGgcagttaaatttgtatgtattaaagcttttaaaactttttaatatcttttagaCTTTTAGGAACACAAAATACAACTCttgtttcaatactaaaataaacatgaTGTAGAACCAAACCAATCTTATAGTAGCCTACATTTACCCTTCCTCTTCTTCTTTTTCTGCTGCAAAGCTGCTCTAGTTGCTGTTTCAAAGACTTGTCTGACACCTTCTTTGCTTTTTGCAGAACACTCCAGATAAGCAAATGCATTGATTTTTTCTGCCATTGCTCTACCCTCCTCAGGCTTGACAGGTTCTTGTTTCATTTTAGCCAATTCTTTGATGGTATTAGGGTCATTTCTTAAATCTTTTTTGTTGCCAACTAAGATAATAGGCACGTTTGGACAAAAATGCTTTACTTCAGGGGTCCACTTTTCAGGTATATTTTCGAGAGAATCTGGTGAATCTATTGAAAAACTCATCAAAATAACATCAGTATCAGGATAGGACAAAGGGCGGAGCCGATCATAATCCTCTTGACCAGCAGTATCCCAAAGAGCCAACTCTACCTGCTTACCATCAACTTCAATGTCAGCTACATAATTTTCAAAGACAGTGGGGACATATACTTCTGGAAATTGATCTTTGCTAAATACAATAAGTAAACAGGTCTTACCACAGGCTCCGTCTCCTACTATTACTAATTTCTTCCTAATTGCAGCCATTTTGATCGCACTTGAACTCAGTATGGTTTGGGGTTATGATAAAATCTCTGTTAAAAGACGACTTCTCAGAACTAGTAAAACTGAACTCCTTTTAACAATCACTGCAATAAAACTTCATTAGTAAGCTGACATGTATACGAACAATTGTAATATGTCTATAACAGTTTTATCAAGTATGACTCAAACATAACTTTCACAACACTAACGAAGACAAGAAGTGAATACATAAATGTCTGTCAGCAGCACCACTCAGTAACTCTAAATTCCACCGCCACAATCACAAAGGCGCTGAACGCGGTTAGTGAAATTTCATGGTTCGATCGATAGAGTGCGCAGGTGTACTTGTTCGTTCAAAACTCTCTTCAGTTAAGTCAAAAAAATTGTTCTCtcatcaataataattatgattcgAGTTTGAAATCTTTATCGGACATTACTAATTAAAGGAGTAATTCCTTTACACCAAATTCCATCatatttaaagatacaattaattcgattcaagcaataaataaatgtacactaataaaattaaaattctgtacGGTACGCTACTTTTCAAATTCAttggtatattttttacaatattgtaaagtttCATAAGCCCTTCCCATTGcgcttataatgtaatatttcttttaaaattttcagtttatgTGTGAAAGTCAAATGGTTgctgtatgtaaatttgtaagaaCAAAGTGctaacacacattttaaaatggCCATTGAGTGACACCTGATTTGAAGGTCGAGAATAGAAGAAGAATAGGGAACTGATGTCAGAACTTTACATTCCTAGAGATCACGGATTCAAATCATGGGGaagtccaatcatgtactttgacaataaaaaccagtgaacatcgaagccggcatagctaagacgctgaggcttaaataagaacaaaaataatacattagttGAAACAATACCCATTTGGGACTGAGTGATTAGAAATCAGGTTTTTTGGTATCATGGGTTTGTCTCATCAAGACTTAATATGGGATATCAATCGATGAATTATTCTGTTTACAAGATTTGAGATGTCTCCGTAGCCTCTTTGTGTGGGATAACAGCTAATTCGTCAAACACATCTtccaatgatttatttatttatttatacacggttgtcaccatttttacaagtaatataataatagatcatgttccacaagatggcaatatatacaatcaaaacaaaacaaaacttcatcttaagtgaatcatactcatgcacaggagagaagccaagaaaattatgtaggctacatgcaaacaatacaatatgctaaatacaatatgctaaacacaataaactactaggcataaataaacaactgacaGACATGCAATACATTTGATTCATTATGACTAGTTCATGCACGAGCAGTCTGTATAGATTCATataccataaaacaaattaatacaacaaccaacaacatgcaaccagtacatgccattaatatctaaaatatacagtttatatacaaaataaatatattaagtaataaataacaataatatctacatagaaaaacacattgaaaataactgcaatatcggcaaggtgcaataactatttacgaaatatagtagggcaataatcaacaaatacagtaactagtacaattcaacaataaaatacaaaagagctATAAAACGAACTGGTATAACAATGCTCTAACTATCCAGTATCAGATAATGCTTACATAGTGtagcccaataataaaaataccctTTTCAGCGATGACACACTATTGCAAAAAAAGTCGTGGTGATGGCAGATTAGGTTACCAAGCCGGTGTAATCTGGGGATGACACTGTGAAATTCATAGTTGGTGGAGCAATGCTGTACACAGAAGATGTCCAGAGACCGAGTTCTACCAGGTACTCTGAGATTGATGAGGTGGAGTAACTCCGAGCAATCGATATCTCCAGTGAGGATCTTCTGTAGAAACACCAGGTCATGCAGTCTCCTTCTCGCATATAATGGAGCCAGCCCCAATTGATCCGCTACCAACTCCAAGGGAACTTCACTGTAGTTGTATCCCAGCTTGGTACCAATTATCCTAACAAAGCGATCTTGTATGCTCTGGAGTCGCTGAATATGTCCAAGTTGGTAGGGACACCACACAACACAGCCGTACTCCAACACAGATCTAACTAGCGCTGTGTATGCTATCTTCATCGCCTCAACACTAAGACCGCTTCTAGAAGTCCTTATGATAAACCCCAACATCTTAGCAGCCTTCCTGGTGATTATGTCTATGTGTAATTCAGGGCTTAGGTCCGAAGACAACCCAATTCCAAGGTCTCTAATGTAAGTCTTACGGCAAAGTGTAGTGTTGCTTAGACAGTAATCAAACATCAAAGGCTTGGAGTTCCTGTGAAATGTTACAATAGCACACTTCTCGGCATTCAGTCTCATTCCGTTGAGTAGGCACCACTCTTCGATTCTCTTAAAGTTACGTTGTAACAGATGGCAATCCTCAATGGATGAAATAGGACaaaaaaccttaatatcatcagcGAAAAGTAAGCATCTTACGTTGATAACATCCACCAAGTCATTGAGAAATACAGTAAACAAGAATGGGCCCAAATGAGATCCCTGAGGCACCCCCGATGTAGCATAAAAAGGCCGAGAAGTGGCACCCAAAAACTTCACAGAAAGACTACGGTCTGCCAGGCATGATTGAAACCATTGTAGAAGATTGCCAGTGATACCATAAGCGTTAAGTTTGGCGAGAAGATGCGGATGACTCACAGTGTCGAACGCCTTGGAGAAGTCAATATAACCGGTGTCAACCTGCATTCCATCTCCAAAAGCTGCGATGATAAAGCTTTCATACAATGCAAGGTTAGTAGTAGTTGATCTTCCGGCTGCAAAACCATGCTGCGCAGATGTAAGATAGTGGCGAAAGGAAAATCCAATGCGATCCAGTACAAGTGATTCAAACAGCTTCCCAAGTGCAGGCTGTATGACAACTGGGCGGTAGTTTCGGACATCCTCAATATTTGAAGACTTGTGTATAGGAACCACAAAGCTGGACTTGAGTCTATCCGGAAAAGCACCTTCGAGTAGAAACTTATTAAAGATAACGGTTAGCTGGGGAGCAAGAATATCACTGCATCTCTTGAGAATTAGAGGAGGTATATCATCAGGGCCAGTACCCTTGTAGGGATCCAGCAAATCAAGCTTTCGTTTAACTTCATCAACTTCAAACACACAAGaagataaatttgtatgtagATCAAAACTATATGGTGGCACAGTCACATTTGAAGCAGAGTATACGGAAGAAAAATGGTCGGCAAAAAGATCACAAACTGTAATTGGAGTTGAAGCCATACGATCTCCAAGGGTATATGAGTCAGATGATGTCCGATGACTTCCCAAAGTTCCATTGACAAAGCTCCAAAAGGACTTAATGTTCCTGGGAATTGAACCATTTACATGTGCAATATAACCCCTATAACATTCAGAGCTGAGGTCCCTGCAGAGAGCGCGGACATGCCTAAATTCCTCGTAATCTGAAAGTCGATTAGTGACCTTGTATCGCTTGTGAGCAGTCCTCTTAAGAATTGTCATCCTCTTCAACTCGGCCGTGAACCAAATGGGAAACCTTGATTTGCCAACCTTCCTAGTAGGTGTGTTTTCAATCACAATACTCCGAATCTTGTCCAACCGATCATTGAAGAAATCAGAAACATCAGGCAGGTCATATTGAACAGTTCTAAGTAAATAATGCAATCTTCGAGCAATTTCACCcacattacatttaacaaaattgtaGACTACACGTTGGTCATCGACAGTCATTTGGGGAGA
This Homalodisca vitripennis isolate AUS2020 chromosome 3, UT_GWSS_2.1, whole genome shotgun sequence DNA region includes the following protein-coding sequences:
- the LOC124357306 gene encoding ras-like GTP-binding protein Rho1 is translated as MAAIRKKLVIVGDGACGKTCLLIVFSKDQFPEVYVPTVFENYVADIEVDGKQVELALWDTAGQEDYDRLRPLSYPDTDVILMSFSIDSPDSLENIPEKWTPEVKHFCPNVPIILVGNKKDLRNDPNTIKELAKMKQEPVKPEEGRAMAEKINAFAYLECSAKSKEGVRQVFETATRAALQQKKKKRKGKCRLL